Proteins found in one Xyrauchen texanus isolate HMW12.3.18 chromosome 30, RBS_HiC_50CHRs, whole genome shotgun sequence genomic segment:
- the LOC127624102 gene encoding tribbles homolog 2-like — MNIQRSSPINISHYGRSRHKAHDFEELSCLRTTESSQSFSPNLGSPSPPETPDSSHCISCIGNYLLLEPIEGDHVFRAAHLHSGEELVCKVFDISRYQESLAAYFVLGTHEHINQIVEILLGDSRAYVFFERSHGDMHSFVRTCKKLREEEAARLFHQIASVVAHCHDNGLVLRDLKLRKFVFKNEDRSLVKLESLEDTYLLEGADDSLSDKHGCPAYVSPEILNANGSYSGKAADVWSLGVMLYTILVGRYPFHDVEPSSLFSKIRRGQFSIPETLTPKARCLIRSILRREPAERLTSREILDHPWFSASTGTSASTAHGRAERELDQMVPEANMEEELEKFFS, encoded by the exons ATGAACATACAGAGATCCAGTCCCATTAACATTTCGCATTATGGGCGATCGAGGCACAAAGCACACGACTTTGAAGAGCTCTCTTGCCTAAGGACTACAGAATCGAGCCAGAGTTTCAGTCCCAATTTAGGATCTCCCAGCCCCCCGGAGACCCCTGACTCTTCTCACTGCATCTCTTGTATTGGAAATTACCTTTTGTTGGAGCCCATCGAGGGAGACCACGTTTTCAGAGCCGCTCACCTGCACAGTGGGGAAGAGCTCGTGTGCAAA GTGTTTGATATCAGTCGATATCAGGAGTCCTTGGCTGCTTACTTTGTGCTGGGCACGCATGAGCACATTAATCAGATAGTGGAGATTCTTCTGGGTGATTCTCGAGCGTACGTGTTTTTTGAGAGGAGCCATGGCGACATGCACTCTTTTGTTCGCACTTGCAAGAAGCTGCGAGAGGAAGAGGCTGCCAGACTCTTCCATCAGATAGCATCCGTGGTGGCGCACTGCCACGACAATGGCCTGGTGCTCAGAGACCTGAAGCTGAGGAAGTTCGTCTTCAAGAATGAGGATAG GAGCCTCGTGAAGTTGGAAAGTTTGGAGGACACATACCTTTTGGAAGGGGCTGATGATTCCCTTTCAGACAAACATGGTTGTCCAGCCTACGTGAGCCCAGAAATCCTCAACGCAAATGGCAGCTACTCTGGTAAGGCGGCGGATGTGTGGAGCTTGGGTGTGATGCTCTACACCATCCTGGTGGGCCGCTATCCCTTCCATGACGTGGAGCCCAGCTCGCTGTTCAGCAAGATCCGCCGTGGCCAGTTTAGCATCCCTGAGACTCTGACGCCCAAGGCAAGATGCCTCATCCGTAGCATCCTGCGGCGTGAACCGGCGGAACGCCTAACCTCTCGAGAGATCCTGGACCACCCCTGGTTCTCAGCCTCCACTGGTACATCGGCCTCTACTGCCCATGGGAGGGCAGAACGTGAGTTGGATCAAATGGTACCAGAGGCCAACATGGAAGAAGAACTAGAAAAGTTCTTTAGCTGA